Proteins co-encoded in one Ralstonia sp. RRA genomic window:
- a CDS encoding DUF6651 domain-containing protein, whose product MPFKYDAEGHIVLQEVNGQKLPVFVHPDGKEAPFDGDGTVATIGRLNGEAKTHREAKEAAEAALKPFKDAGLTDAAAAAKALTIVKNLDDKKLVDAGEVERVKAEAIKAVEEKYAPVMKERDDLQSALVQEKVGGSFARSKMIAEKLTIPADLVQARFGDAFKVENGNVVAYDKSGNKIFSRTNPGELAAFDEALEVLIEHYPHRDTILKGTGASGGGASGGNGGGSGVRTITRAQLASLSPAEQSKTARDPNVTITD is encoded by the coding sequence ATGCCATTCAAGTACGACGCCGAAGGTCACATCGTTCTGCAGGAAGTCAACGGTCAGAAGCTGCCCGTGTTCGTTCATCCCGACGGCAAAGAAGCGCCGTTCGACGGTGACGGCACGGTCGCCACGATCGGCCGGCTGAACGGCGAGGCCAAGACGCACCGTGAAGCGAAGGAAGCAGCAGAAGCTGCGCTGAAGCCGTTCAAGGACGCCGGTTTGACCGATGCGGCCGCTGCGGCGAAGGCTCTGACGATCGTCAAGAACCTGGACGACAAGAAGCTGGTGGATGCCGGCGAAGTCGAGCGGGTGAAGGCCGAAGCAATCAAAGCTGTGGAAGAGAAGTACGCGCCGGTTATGAAGGAGCGTGACGATCTTCAGTCGGCTTTGGTGCAGGAAAAGGTCGGCGGCAGTTTCGCGCGTTCGAAGATGATCGCGGAAAAGTTGACCATCCCGGCCGACCTCGTGCAGGCCCGTTTTGGTGACGCGTTCAAGGTCGAAAACGGCAATGTCGTCGCGTACGACAAGTCCGGTAACAAGATCTTCAGCCGCACCAATCCTGGCGAACTGGCAGCCTTCGACGAAGCGCTGGAAGTCCTCATCGAGCACTACCCCCACCGGGACACCATCCTGAAGGGCACAGGTGCAAGCGGGGGCGGCGCCTCTGGCGGCAATGGTGGCGGTAGTGGTGTGCGCACGATTACCCGCGCACAGCTCGCAAGTCTCTCGCCTGCGGAGCAATCCAAAACGGCGCGTGACCCGAACGTAACCATCACGGACTGA
- a CDS encoding terminase family protein produces the protein MELCLHERQTEAFLTEATELLYGGAAGGGKSHLMRVASIAWCVDIPGLQVYIFRRLSDDLHKNHMEGHSGFPALLSEWIEGGHAKINWSKNFIEFWNGSKIHLCHCQYEKDVIKYQGAQIHVLLIDELTHFTEKIYRYLRGRCRLGGLKVPERYRGLFPRIICGSNPGGVGHNWVKAAFIDIAPPKAITQMPPKEGGKRRQYIPAKLADNPSMAESDPDYSSTLEGLGSPELVRAMRDGDWDIVAGGMFDDLWSRPVHVLAPFAIPSSWRVDRGFDWGSSKPFSVIWFAESDGTAATLADGSKRHFPRGSIFAIAEWYGWNGKPNEGCKMLAVDIAREIVKREKAMPYQVRPGPADTSIFDTQNGNCIADDMAKERVRWNKADKSPGSRKNGWEMIRKLLKQASGNELPGFYVFNTCTHIIRTLPVLPRDQRDQDDVDTAAEDHASDVVRYRCSAKKTETTVEPLAA, from the coding sequence ATGGAACTTTGCCTACACGAGCGCCAGACGGAGGCGTTTCTAACTGAAGCGACCGAGCTGCTGTATGGCGGTGCTGCCGGCGGCGGTAAGTCGCACCTGATGCGGGTCGCATCGATCGCCTGGTGCGTCGACATACCCGGCCTGCAGGTCTACATCTTCCGGCGCCTGTCGGACGACCTGCATAAGAACCACATGGAGGGCCATTCTGGCTTTCCGGCGCTGCTTTCAGAGTGGATCGAAGGCGGCCACGCCAAGATCAACTGGTCGAAGAACTTCATCGAGTTCTGGAACGGCTCGAAGATCCACCTTTGCCACTGCCAGTACGAGAAGGACGTCATCAAGTATCAGGGCGCGCAGATCCATGTGCTTCTGATCGATGAGCTGACGCACTTCACCGAGAAGATTTACCGCTACCTGCGCGGCCGCTGCCGCCTGGGTGGCTTGAAGGTGCCAGAGCGCTATCGCGGCCTGTTCCCGCGCATCATTTGCGGCTCTAACCCTGGGGGCGTCGGGCACAACTGGGTAAAAGCGGCGTTCATCGACATTGCGCCGCCGAAGGCGATAACCCAAATGCCGCCGAAAGAGGGCGGCAAGCGCCGGCAGTACATCCCGGCCAAGCTGGCCGACAACCCGTCGATGGCCGAGTCTGACCCGGACTATTCCAGCACTCTGGAGGGCTTGGGCAGTCCAGAGCTTGTCCGCGCGATGAGGGATGGTGACTGGGACATCGTTGCAGGCGGCATGTTCGACGACCTGTGGAGCCGCCCGGTACACGTTTTGGCGCCATTCGCTATCCCGTCGTCGTGGCGCGTTGACCGCGGATTCGACTGGGGCAGCAGCAAGCCTTTCTCGGTCATTTGGTTCGCTGAGAGCGATGGCACTGCGGCAACGCTGGCGGATGGCTCCAAGCGGCATTTCCCGCGCGGGTCGATCTTCGCGATTGCCGAGTGGTACGGCTGGAACGGCAAGCCAAATGAGGGCTGCAAGATGCTGGCCGTCGACATTGCGCGCGAGATCGTCAAGCGCGAGAAGGCGATGCCGTACCAAGTGCGGCCCGGCCCGGCCGATACGTCGATCTTCGACACGCAGAACGGCAATTGCATCGCCGATGACATGGCAAAGGAGCGTGTCCGGTGGAACAAGGCTGATAAGTCGCCAGGCAGCCGGAAGAACGGCTGGGAAATGATCCGCAAGCTGCTCAAGCAGGCGAGCGGGAACGAATTGCCTGGCTTCTACGTGTTCAACACCTGCACACACATCATCCGGACGCTGCCTGTGCTTCCGCGCGACCAGCGCGACCAAGACGACGTTGACACTGCGGCCGAAGACCACGCATCTGATGTAGTCCGGTACCGCTGCAGCGCCAAGAAAACCGAAACAACTGTCGAGCCGCTGGCCGCATAA
- a CDS encoding Ref family recombination enhancement nuclease — MTRAEKDYLGRVAALGCILCRRLGYGETPAEIHHVREGQGMAQRAENWLAVPLCPEHHRGKTGIHGNRMALKQVKADEVDLLAWTIEELNS, encoded by the coding sequence TTGACCCGGGCCGAAAAGGACTACCTAGGCCGCGTAGCCGCGCTGGGATGCATCTTGTGCCGGCGACTGGGGTACGGCGAGACGCCGGCCGAAATCCACCATGTGCGTGAAGGGCAGGGGATGGCGCAGCGCGCGGAGAACTGGCTGGCTGTACCTCTCTGCCCGGAGCATCACCGCGGCAAGACCGGAATCCATGGCAACCGCATGGCGCTCAAGCAGGTGAAGGCAGACGAGGTCGATCTGCTGGCCTGGACGATTGAAGAACTGAACAGCTGA
- a CDS encoding putative metallopeptidase, whose product MAKRLTSAVDVLARPRPPEFLLDPENWTHHYEPAKDMADWVRSQIIEEGPLHNDEHAHLLDADIAFLWAAERYVKQGRHVLGQTEEVVFRVGRWQRGRQEQQLAEWFGRVPAWLITLDAEYCANCSDAEFCALVEHELYHIGQETDAFGAPAFTKDGLPKLFLRGHDVEEFVGVVRRYGIGDSNGMLAKLVSAANCTPEVARIDVARACGT is encoded by the coding sequence GTGGCCAAACGCCTGACCAGCGCAGTTGACGTGCTAGCTCGCCCGCGGCCGCCTGAGTTCCTGCTTGATCCCGAGAACTGGACCCACCACTACGAGCCGGCCAAGGACATGGCCGACTGGGTGAGGTCGCAGATCATCGAGGAAGGGCCGCTCCATAACGATGAGCACGCCCATCTGTTGGATGCTGACATCGCATTTCTCTGGGCGGCCGAGCGGTACGTAAAGCAGGGCCGCCACGTGCTTGGGCAGACCGAGGAGGTTGTGTTCCGGGTAGGGCGCTGGCAACGCGGGCGGCAGGAGCAGCAGCTCGCAGAGTGGTTCGGCCGCGTGCCAGCCTGGCTCATCACGCTGGATGCCGAGTACTGCGCTAATTGCTCAGACGCTGAGTTCTGCGCGCTGGTGGAGCACGAGCTTTACCACATCGGCCAAGAGACGGATGCCTTCGGCGCCCCGGCCTTCACCAAGGATGGATTACCGAAGCTGTTCCTGCGCGGACATGACGTCGAGGAGTTCGTTGGCGTGGTGCGTAGGTACGGCATAGGCGATTCCAACGGGATGCTGGCCAAGCTGGTGTCTGCGGCGAACTGCACTCCGGAGGTGGCGCGCATCGATGTCGCACGTGCGTGTGGGACATGA
- a CDS encoding phage protein NinX family protein, with product MKVAELEGALLDYWVAKAEGLEIDSAFEKGLHPHLYVFVDGDLADFAPSSNWGDGGPLIERGLISLLFLPADSPDRTQDRWEAFTNSEGPSFESASPLVAAMRAHVASKFGDDVPDINA from the coding sequence ATGAAGGTGGCGGAACTGGAGGGCGCGCTTCTTGACTACTGGGTGGCGAAAGCTGAGGGCCTAGAAATCGATAGCGCGTTCGAGAAGGGTCTGCATCCCCATCTGTATGTGTTCGTCGATGGCGATCTGGCGGACTTCGCGCCAAGTAGCAACTGGGGCGACGGCGGCCCGCTCATTGAGCGGGGTCTTATTAGCCTGCTGTTTCTTCCAGCGGATTCACCGGATAGGACTCAGGACAGGTGGGAGGCATTCACCAATTCGGAAGGCCCATCTTTTGAGAGTGCCTCACCATTGGTTGCCGCCATGCGCGCCCACGTTGCCAGTAAGTTCGGCGACGACGTGCCGGACATTAACGCGTAG
- a CDS encoding DUF1367 family protein, with product MSEITLVKQAPVAIPEVDRAAARRVLFGAIDGLGEKGKKQWRRFVNGLFNLEPGEMVEIKTVQKRNSKFHRKFFALLNVGYEAWDPGRKHKTHKGLPVAKNFEQFREDVTILAGYYEQTFRIDGAMKLKARSISFANMEQPEFEELYSAVADVLLEHVLSNYANRAQLDEVVNKVMGFL from the coding sequence ATGAGCGAAATCACCCTCGTGAAGCAGGCGCCCGTAGCAATCCCCGAGGTGGATCGCGCCGCCGCCCGCCGCGTGCTGTTCGGCGCCATCGACGGCCTGGGCGAAAAGGGCAAGAAGCAATGGCGCCGGTTCGTGAACGGCCTGTTCAACCTGGAGCCCGGCGAGATGGTGGAGATCAAGACCGTACAAAAGCGGAACTCCAAATTCCATCGCAAGTTCTTCGCGCTGCTCAATGTGGGCTATGAGGCTTGGGATCCCGGTCGAAAGCACAAGACGCACAAAGGTCTGCCCGTCGCTAAGAACTTTGAGCAGTTTCGCGAGGATGTGACGATTCTGGCCGGTTACTACGAACAGACCTTCCGCATCGACGGTGCCATGAAACTGAAAGCCCGATCGATCAGCTTCGCGAACATGGAACAGCCTGAGTTCGAGGAACTGTATTCGGCTGTAGCTGATGTTCTCCTTGAGCACGTGCTGAGCAACTACGCGAACCGTGCGCAGCTAGATGAGGTTGTGAACAAGGTGATGGGGTTCCTATGA
- a CDS encoding HNH endonuclease, translated as MSLGEETFALHLRAAGIEDDVTDNEFLRKFGARIKRSLYCWEWTGGRTGNGYGACRVDGKNVGAHVASYVAAHGPLAAGMCVMHVCDNPLCVRPDHLQAGSLADNMVDKKRKGRAANGESNGRAKLTESQVAEIRSLVKQGIAKKAIARTYGISDTLVRYIAIGKSWSEGKPRSPGEEMLCQQLSEKAISGWCREYKFAPERKWRFDVAFVDEMLAVEVEGGHWVNGRHSRGSGFEADCIKYSTAAVLGWRVLRFTTDQVKSGMALRMLQQAIGRAA; from the coding sequence GTGAGCCTGGGCGAAGAAACCTTCGCGCTGCACCTTCGGGCTGCTGGCATTGAGGATGATGTGACCGATAACGAGTTTCTGCGCAAATTCGGTGCGCGGATTAAGCGCAGCTTGTACTGCTGGGAATGGACTGGCGGTCGCACCGGAAATGGTTACGGCGCATGCCGAGTCGACGGCAAGAACGTTGGCGCGCACGTCGCTTCGTACGTCGCAGCCCATGGTCCTTTGGCTGCGGGGATGTGTGTGATGCATGTCTGTGACAACCCGCTATGCGTAAGGCCCGACCATCTTCAGGCCGGCAGCCTCGCGGACAACATGGTCGACAAGAAGCGCAAGGGTCGTGCCGCCAATGGTGAGAGCAACGGCAGAGCCAAGCTGACAGAAAGCCAGGTTGCGGAGATCCGCTCGTTGGTAAAGCAGGGCATCGCAAAAAAGGCGATTGCGAGAACGTACGGCATTTCAGACACCTTGGTTCGATACATCGCGATCGGGAAAAGTTGGTCTGAGGGTAAGCCCCGCTCGCCGGGAGAAGAAATGCTCTGCCAGCAACTTTCCGAGAAGGCTATATCCGGCTGGTGCCGCGAATACAAGTTCGCCCCTGAGCGCAAATGGCGTTTTGACGTGGCCTTTGTCGACGAGATGTTGGCAGTCGAGGTGGAGGGCGGTCACTGGGTCAATGGCAGGCATTCGCGCGGCTCCGGTTTTGAGGCCGACTGCATCAAGTACTCCACTGCCGCCGTGCTCGGCTGGCGCGTCCTGCGCTTCACCACGGATCAGGTTAAGAGCGGCATGGCGCTGCGCATGCTGCAACAGGCAATCGGGAGGGCTGCATGA
- a CDS encoding DUF2280 domain-containing protein, translating to MATLTDDVKAFIVQALACFDTPHQVSDAVKEQFGLTVSRQQCEAYDPSKKIGAALSKKWRELFEETRKQFLAETGSIPIANQAYRLRVLNRLLVKAEKQGNVAMVSQLLEQAAKEAGGTFTNKHRLEHSGEVKTPELRLVLNGTLPTRAPDGGVSN from the coding sequence ATGGCAACGCTCACTGATGACGTGAAAGCGTTCATCGTGCAGGCGTTGGCCTGCTTTGACACACCCCATCAGGTATCCGACGCCGTCAAAGAGCAATTCGGATTGACGGTCAGTCGCCAGCAATGCGAGGCGTACGACCCCAGCAAGAAGATCGGCGCCGCCCTAAGCAAGAAATGGCGCGAACTCTTCGAAGAGACCCGAAAGCAGTTCCTTGCCGAAACCGGGTCGATCCCGATCGCAAATCAGGCCTACCGCCTGCGGGTGCTGAACCGCCTTCTGGTGAAGGCTGAGAAGCAGGGCAACGTCGCGATGGTCAGCCAACTGCTTGAGCAGGCGGCGAAAGAGGCTGGCGGCACTTTCACGAACAAGCATCGATTGGAGCATTCGGGCGAGGTGAAGACGCCGGAACTGAGGTTGGTGCTCAATGGAACTTTGCCTACACGAGCGCCAGACGGAGGCGTTTCTAACTGA
- a CDS encoding DUF4055 domain-containing protein — translation MSDVRTPSKAVSAMAEDWPLIDALMGGTSAMRKAGKLYLPQWPNELDDAYKNRVATATLFPAFSRTVEVLTGKPFAKPITYGDDVPARIKEWSEDIDLQGRNLHSFADSLCMEALARGIGGILVDFPRTTDKRGRRLYKTLADEKQAGVRPYFVQILAGNILGWRSQRINGVETLTQLRLLETVVEEDGEFGEVEIEQVRVLYPGRWEVWRKSEKSVDALKPDWILYDKGAVSLKRIPFVPFYGKRTGFMTGVPPLAELAYMNVEHWQSKSDQQTILHVARVPILFAKMLGDNKITVGGAAAVKCEDENGDLKYVEHGGAAIEAGRLSLLDLEDRMRQIGAELLVIKPGNTSVTQTRADNEPGTCALQRIVQGLEDSLDGALQLAAEWVGEQEGGHIQIFQDFGVASLAEASLELLRDMNVDGTLSDETLFRETQRRGVVSPELNWVGEQERIKKNRPKPGTAQIND, via the coding sequence ATGAGCGACGTCCGCACACCATCTAAGGCCGTGTCAGCAATGGCCGAAGACTGGCCGCTGATCGATGCCCTCATGGGCGGCACATCGGCCATGCGCAAGGCTGGCAAGCTGTATCTGCCGCAGTGGCCGAACGAGCTGGACGATGCCTACAAGAACCGCGTAGCCACGGCGACCCTGTTCCCGGCGTTCTCGCGTACGGTCGAGGTTCTGACGGGCAAGCCGTTCGCCAAGCCGATCACCTACGGTGATGACGTGCCTGCGCGCATCAAGGAATGGTCGGAGGACATCGATCTCCAGGGCCGCAACCTGCACAGCTTCGCCGACAGCCTGTGCATGGAGGCGCTGGCGCGCGGGATTGGCGGCATCCTGGTCGACTTCCCCAGAACGACGGACAAGCGCGGCCGCCGGCTCTACAAGACGCTCGCCGATGAGAAACAGGCGGGCGTGCGGCCTTACTTCGTGCAGATTCTTGCCGGCAACATCTTGGGCTGGCGATCGCAGCGCATCAATGGCGTCGAGACGCTGACGCAGCTTCGGTTGCTGGAAACCGTCGTGGAGGAAGACGGCGAATTCGGCGAGGTCGAGATCGAGCAGGTCCGCGTGCTGTATCCGGGCCGGTGGGAGGTTTGGCGAAAGTCGGAGAAGTCGGTCGATGCGCTCAAGCCGGACTGGATTCTGTACGACAAGGGCGCCGTCAGCCTGAAGCGTATCCCGTTCGTTCCGTTCTACGGCAAGCGCACCGGCTTCATGACTGGCGTGCCGCCGCTGGCCGAGCTGGCCTACATGAACGTCGAGCACTGGCAGTCGAAGAGCGACCAGCAGACGATTCTGCATGTCGCGCGCGTGCCGATCCTGTTCGCCAAGATGCTCGGCGACAACAAGATCACCGTCGGCGGTGCTGCGGCGGTCAAGTGCGAAGATGAAAACGGCGACCTGAAGTACGTCGAGCACGGTGGCGCAGCCATCGAAGCAGGGCGACTCTCGTTGCTCGATCTCGAAGACCGCATGCGCCAGATCGGCGCCGAGCTGCTGGTCATCAAGCCCGGCAACACCAGCGTTACGCAGACACGGGCGGATAACGAGCCTGGCACATGCGCGCTGCAGCGGATCGTTCAGGGGCTAGAAGACAGCCTGGATGGCGCTTTGCAGCTTGCCGCCGAGTGGGTTGGCGAGCAGGAAGGTGGTCACATCCAGATCTTCCAGGACTTCGGCGTCGCATCGCTGGCCGAGGCATCGCTAGAACTGCTGCGGGACATGAACGTCGACGGCACGCTGTCGGATGAGACGCTGTTCCGCGAAACCCAGCGCCGTGGCGTTGTAAGCCCCGAATTGAACTGGGTCGGCGAGCAGGAGCGCATCAAGAAGAACCGACCCAAGCCTGGGACGGCACAGATCAACGACTGA